ATCGCATTGCTGGCTTCATTAATTCGGAAACGTCGGCTCAGGTGGCCTTCACGGCAGGGACGACCGCCACGTTGAACATGATTGCCGCAGGCTGGGGAGGCCGGTTTCTAAAGTCGGGTGATGAAATCCTTATCACCGAAATGGAACATCATGCCAACATCGTGCCATGGCAGCAGCTGGCAATCCGAACTCGCGCGACACTGCGTTACATACCGCTAACGCCCGACGGTCGTTTGGACATGGATCGCCTGGATGAGGTGCTGACAGCAAAGACGAAAGTGCTGGCTGTGACCGCGATGTCGAACGTTCTGGGGACGGTCACTCCGATTGCTGAACTGGCAGCTCGCGCTCATGATGTCGGAGCGATCATCTGCATCGATGCGGCTCAAAGCGTGCCGCACATGGCGACAGATGTTCAGAGCGACGATATCGACTTCCTGGTTTTTTCCGGCCACAAAATCTACGGTCCGACCGGCGTTGGTGTGCTGTACGGAAAGGCCGAACGGCTGGATGAAATGGACCCCATTCTGTTCGGCGGTCACATGATTGACCGCGTCTACAAAGATCATTCGACGTTTGCGGCGGCACCTGCGAAGTTCGAAGCTGGTACGCTTCCAATTGTTCAGGCGATCGCTGTGGGGACGGCCGTGGAATGGGTTCAGGGGCTGGGTGTGGCGGCCATTCATCAGCACGAGCAGTTGTTGTTGGAATCGGCATACTCGCAATTGAGTCAGATTCCGGGAATGACGATTTACGGCCCCGATGTTTCGCACCGCGGCGCCATTCTAAGTTTCCGTATGGCGGACGTGCATCCTGAAGACCTGGCGGCGATATTGGACCGTCGCGGCGTGATGACTCGCCACGGTCATCACTGCACAATGCCGCTGCACGACCTGCTGGGTGTTAGTGCGACGACTCGTGCGAGCTTCGCGGCGTACAACACAGCAGCTGATGTAACGGCGTTGGTTGAGGCGATCGAATTCGCTCGTCGAACGCTGCGAGTTGCCTGAAGCTGGCAACTCGTGGAAATTACAGCAAAAGTACCGGCAAAACGCGCTTCTGCGCGCGACGCAACCGCGTATTTCCACTACAACGTGGATTCAACGATTGAGCCAGATTCGGAAGCGGTAAGCCTTGGGAGAAATTAGGCTAGCCGGTAGTTAGATTGTTTACTTTGATACGTCGACATTGCTACGTTCCGAAGGTTCTTCATTCAAATTTCCAGCGGTGCCCGTGTCCGCTTTTCGGTAGTCAATCGCCGGAAGTATAAATGCGACTGTGGTTGGCCGAGTCAGGAAGGAATCAAATGCGCGATATTCTGAAGTCGTTTATGTCCAACGGTTTACAGCTTACAGGACAAGGTTCTTTACGGCGTCGGCGAAGCGGTTACAAGACGGCTGCAGACGGCTTCGAAAATGCCGCCTGTGAGCGACTGGAAGACCGCGCTCTGCTGGCAGCACAGAACATCCTGTCCGATGCGCCGGTCAAACAGGTTGCGGCTGGTGAGACTGTAGATATTCCAATCGTCTATCAGACCACCGACGACAATGGCGCAGGCGTCGCATTAAGAGCCAGTCTGATCGATTTCAACCTTCACTTTGATGCCGACGCGTTGACCTTCGTTGAGGTCATCAACGTCTTCCAGGAAGGTCTGCAAGGCGGTTCAATTCAGACGCTTACTGAGTCAAAATCAGACAACGACGCGGCCACAGACACTGTTCTGAAGGCTCGGTACACCGACACGGACGCGGCTCAGGACGCTGGTTGGCCCAACAGTCACGGAAACAACGGCCGCACTTTGTATGTCGCCCGCTTTACTGCGAAGGCAGGTTTCTCAGGAACCTCAATTAACTTTACGGACAACGAAACCGGGGCCATCACTGGTCAGTCCGGCACATTCGACTTTTCGGCCGCATCGCTGATTTTACAGGCTCCATCGGGCCCGACAATCTCCATTTCAAATGCCAGCGCAGTTAGTGAAGGTGGCAACGCCGTCTTCAATGTCACGCTTAGTGCCGCGATGGCCACCGCAGTCACAGTCAATTATTCGACAGTTGACGGAGACGGCCCCACCGGTGCTTTAGCCGGTGAGGACTACACCGCTAAAACCGACCAGACACTCACGTTTGCTCCGGGCGAAACACAGAAACAGATCACGATTGCGACCACGGACGACGCTTTGGTGGAAGCAACCGAAACATTTGACGTGACGTTGTCGAATGCCAGTGGCGTATCGATTGGCAATGCCACGGCGCAAGGCACGATCACTGACAACGATGATCCACTGCCTCGTATTTCCGCCATCAACGCCTTGCCCGTGACCGAGGGCGAAGTCGCGACATTCACAGTGAGGTTAAACGTTGCCGCAGATAGTGCGGTGACCGTGAAATACCGAACAGCGGACGGCAATGGGCCTTCAGGCGCGACTGATGGGGTGGACCTGACAGCGATTTCCAATCAAACACTGACTTTTGCGGCGGGTGAGACCGAAAAGACGGTGACTGTGACAACATTGGACGACGACAATCCGGAACCGGCCGAAACATTCGAGTTGCAGTTCTTCGATTCTGTTGGTGCAACGATCGCTACACCGGCCGCAATTGGCACAATTAACGACAACGATGCCGCTTTGCCTTCTCTGTCGATCTCCGATGCTGCGGCGGTCGCCGAAGGATCCGATGCCGTCTTCACTGTCACGCTTAGTGAAGCGGCTGCCAGCGATGTGACCGTACGCTATTCCACCGCCAACGGCGCAGGACCTACAGGGGCAGTTGCGGGGGCCGATTTTTCGGGCCACACAAATACACAGCTAACGTTTACGCCAGGTGAAACCTCAAAGACCATCACGATCACCACCGTAGACGACACGCTTCCTGAATCGAACGAAACGTTTTCGGTAGTGCTGTCCGGGGCCGGTGGAGCAGTGATCGGCACAGCAACAGCTACTGGTACGATCAACGATAACGACGGTGGCGGCAATCAGGGCAACGGGAATGTTGACGGCGACAGCGACTTTGACGCCAGCGACGCATTCATGATTCATCTTGTGAAGCTCTCCGGCACGAATACGCAGATTGATCAAAGCAAGGGAAGCAGCCCTCTGACGGCCGCTCAGATCCGCGCCAATATTGATCAACTCGGACTGGCGGCAGATGTCGACGGCAATGGTGCCTTCAACGCCAGCGATTCGTTTCTGATTCAGTTGGTCAAGCTTTCCGGTACCAACACTCAGATTGACCAGTCCAAAGGCAGCAGTGCTTTGACGGCCGCTCAGATTCGAGCCAACGTCGACAGTCTGGGCAACTCCGCATCAGGTTCCTCATCACGAGTTGCGGCTGTACGGGCGAGTTTCGGGGTGTCTTCGTCGGCTCAGTCAGAACAGGACGATCTTTTCGATGATTCGTCATCTGCTGCGACAGCAACTGCTATTGCGACCCCTGATGCTGGAAGTTCCGACGATCTCGCATCCGACGTGTGGGGCGAATTTCGATCGTGGATCGATACCATCTAATTACGCTGGACTCTGCTGACAAAAACCGGTCACTCACTTTCAATGTCACAAACTCAGACGCAAGCGTCGCCGCAGAAGCTATTTGCCAACTATGCGCCGCCGGCTGGAGTTTATGATGAAGCCGTGGTCGGCGTGGGGCAGCCACGTCCCGAATGGAAAGCCGCGATCGCGCACATCGAGTCGATGGGCGAGGCCGATTTGCGGAAGCGATGGCAGCAGGCTCAGTCGCACATTCAACGCGACGGCATTACGTTCAACCCACACGACAAAGATGGACTGGTGTCGCGGCCATGGACTCTGGACGCGATTCCCATGGTGTTGTCCGATGTCGAATGGACAGCGCTGACAGAGCGGTTAAGTCAGCGCGCTCGCGTGCTGGAAGCACTGCTGGCTGACCTCTTCGGCGAGCAGGTTTTGCTGAAGGAAAAAATTCTTCCGCCGAGTCTGCTGTTCGGTCACCCGGGCTGGTACCCCGCTTATCAAAACCTGTACAACGCTGATCAGCGATACCTGACGTACTGCGTGACAGATCTGGCTCGAGCTCCCGACGGTGTCTGGTGGGCGACCGGAGATCGTACTCGTTCGCCTTTTGGTCTCGGCTATCTGCTGGAGAATCGGGTCATCACGTCACGAATGCTGTCGAACGTGTTTCGTCAACTGCCCGTTCAGCGTCTTGCCGGATTCTACGCGACTTTGAAGGATCAGCTGCGGCAGCTGGCTCCTCGGTTTAAGGACAATCCGCGGATTGTGATGTGGACCAAGGGGCCGCAGAGTAAATCGTACTTCGAAGATTCCTATCTGGCTCGCTACCTGGGTTACACGCTGGCGGAAGGCGACGACCTTGCTGTGCGGGACAATCGTGTGCAGTTGCTAACGCTGGGAGGGCTGCTCCCCGTCGAAGTGTTGCTGCGCCGGCTGGACGACGACGATTGTGATTCGGTCGAACTGAATCCCAATTCAACCAGTGGCATATCGTCGATGCTGGACGTGGTGCGGATGGGGCGAGTTGCCGTGGCGAATGCGATGGGCAGTCGTCTGGCCGAATCGCCCGTATTTCTGCCCTTCCTTCCAGCCATCGCCAAGCGGTTGTTGGGCGAAGAGCTGCAGATGCCTTCCGTTGCTACATGGTGGTGTGCTGAAGCGAAGGCACGCAGCTATGTGATTGACAATCTGCCTCGCATGCAGATTCGAGCCGCGTTTCGCATGACGGACGATCCGCCGATCGTGGGGCACTCGCTGTCAGAGAAGCAGCGGCAGGACGTTATTGCGAAGATTAACGCCAATCCGCAGCACTACGTCGGTCAGGAAACTGTCGCGCGTTCGACCACGCCGGTGCTGACAGACGACGGTGTCGCGCCATGGTACGTGGGTTTGCGAACCTACGTTGTCGCTCGAAAGGACGGCTATCAGGCGTTGCCGGGGGGGCTGGCACGAGTGTCCGCAGATTCGGACAGCCTGAACTTCACAATGACCGCCGGCGAACGCAGCCAGGACGTTTGGGTGCTGTCAGACAAAGAAGTCGATACCACCTCGCTTCTGGAACCCTCGACAACTCAGGTAGAACCAAGGCGCAGTGGAGCTGAACTTCCCAGCCGAGTGGCTGACAACTTTTTCTGGTTAGGGCGGCATGCGGAACGAGCGGAGCAAACGGCTCGCCTACTTCAGACGCTCTTTGACAGTCTGGAATCGGAAGACACCAACGGGCCGGAAAACACGCCGCTGCTGAGGGTTCTGGCCAGCCAGCGACAGATCGACCCGGTGCTGGCCGATCCAAGTGGCGACGTCGCGTTCTCGGACGTGATGCAGGCACTGCCGGAAGCGATGCTTGATGGAAAACGTTCGATGTCACTGCGTTCGTCTGTGAACAACGCCGTGCGTACCACCAGGCGAGTGCGCGACCGGATTTCGATCGACATGTGGCGAGCGGTGGACCGACTGAACAGTGAATTTCTGCACGCATCTCGGGGTGAGATACGGTTTGTGGATGAATCCGAACTGTTGGAGAACACGCTCGCATCGCTATCCAGTTTCGCAGGCCTGGTCGACGAGGGAATGACGCGGACGCTGGGCTGGAGATTTCTGGATTTGGGTCGCCGCATCGAACGAAGTTGGCAAACCGCGTCGATGTTGAAGAGTTTCTTTGGTGACCATCGCAGCGACGATGCAGAAACGCTGGAAGCTTTGCTCACAGTGACCGGCAGCCTGATGACTTATCGCAGTCGATATCTGTCGACGTTTCAGATCCCTGTGGTGCTGGATCTTCTGATCACCGATACGTCGAACCCGCGTTCGATCATTTACCAGTTGAACCGTATCAACGAGCATCTGGAAGCGATGCCCGGGAATGATACGCGAGCCCTGCCGACAACCGAGCAAAAGCTGGGAATGTCGATGGCAAACAGTGTGCGACTTGCGGACGTCTACGAAATCAGTCAAATGGACCGCGCCAACAGCCGGACGGCGCTTAAGAAGCTGCTGAAGCGGCTTGATGAGCAGCTTCCTAAACTCTCCGATGCTCTTAGCGGTCGGTTTTTGATCCATGCTGGCCTGCCGCGCCATTTTGGTTCGTCGGAAGAAAGCTACGGTCGTCACATTCAGTGACGCACCCGGTGATGCGAAATCTGAAGTTCCGAATGCAATACAAAATTACTCACACAACCAGCTATCGCTATTCCAGCCCGGTCAGTATCTGCCACAACGTCGTCATGCTCACGCCGCAGCCGACGCAGTATTTGCAGGTGCAGAGTCATCGGCTGAATATTGTCCCATCGCCGGGTGAGACCACTGATCGCGTTGATATGTTCGGCAACACGGCGACGCGATTTGCTCTTGAGCAAAGTCATTCGCAACTGTCGATCACCGCCACCAGTCGAGTCACCGTGTTGCCTCGGCAACTTCCCGCCCTTGAAGCGTCGCAAACCTGTGGTCAGGTGCAGGCCGCCGTTAACGACCGCACGGACCCGAACTGGCTATCCGTCGTCCCGTTTCTGTACGATTCGCCGCGAATTCAGCGGACCTCAGAATTCGCAGGCTATGCGGCAACTTTGGTTGAACCTCAACGGCCAATTCTGGCGGCCATGACCAGTCTGAACCATCAGATCTACACCGACTTCAAGTACGACAAAAACGCAACCAAAGTCGATACTCCTACGAAGACGGCTTTTGACGGGCGTCACGGCGTTTGTCAGGACTTCGCTCACGTCGGCGTGGCGTGTCTGCGGTCGTTGAACCTGCCAGCCCGCTACGTAAGCGGCTACCTTCGCACGCATCCGCCGGAAGGCAAAGAACGTCTCGTCGGTGCCGACCAGTCGCATGCCTGGTTTTCGGTCTACTGCGGCAGTGACCTTGGCTGGGTCGATTTTGACCCGACCAACGACTGTTTGTGCGGCATCGACCATATTCCGATCGCCGTCGGCCGTGATTACAGCGACGTCGTGCCGATCAAGGGCGTGTTTCTCGGCGGCGGAGATCCTGTGCTAAGCGTCAGCGTGGACGTCGCACCGATCGAATGAAAAAAGCCCGGCATTGTCAAAATGCCGGGCTTCTGGATGTTTCGTTGGTTCGGCAAGCCGAATCAGTTGCTCTCAACCGGGACGATATTGATGCGTCGACCTTTTTGGTCGAACGCAACTTCGCCGTCGCACAGAGCGAACAGCGTGTAGTCACGACCAGTCCCGACGTTGCGGCCGGCATGCCATTTGGTGCCACATTGGCGAGCCAAAATGTTGCCTGCAAGGACGGATTCCCCGCCAAATTTCTTGATGCCTCGCCGCTGCGCGTTGGAATCGCGTCCGTTGCGGCTGGAACCCTGTCCCTTCTTATGAGCCATTACTGCAAGCTCCAATTATTTCTGATATCTGAATGCATTGAAAATTGACGGCCGTCCGACCAAAGCCGGAAGCGGCGAATTCTGACGGATATCCTTGATAAATCAAGGGGGTTCCGTCGCTTTTGCGAAGCGTTCTCAGCCTTCGAACCCAAATTTGTCTACTGAGCAGCCGGCTGAGTGGCCACTTTGTTCTTTGCATTCCTGAGAATACTGTCGTACTCAGGAACCGTAATGTTGGCTTTCGGGCGTGGCTGGTATTCCCACATCGGCCAGGAAAGCTCAGGCAGCTCACCAGCCGCCTCCATTTCCTGAAACTGGGCTCGCAGGCGATTGACAAATGCGGGGGCTGGTCGATTTGCCGGATAGGTCGACGCGCCGGAGTCCGTATCGACGACGATGTCGCCGTTTGTTTTCAGCCGAGCTTTGTCGATCAGGCGGAATTCATTTTCCTGCTGATTGAACTCATCGCCGGGCCGTCCAAACTTCTGCACGATGACTTTGTGCTCCACAACCGTGCTCCCATCCGCGTTTTGCAAGACGCGATAGGCGTTTGAAAAGCCTGTCATCATGACGGTGAAGTAGTCAGTGGTCGGGTCAACATTTCTCCACACTGCGACGCCGTACAACGCCTTGCTTAATTCGTCCGGATCAGAGTCCGACACTGTTTCGGTGACTTCGGTAATCGCCTGCACGCTGTTCATTAGCTGCAAATTCTCAGCTCGATTGCGGAATTCACGAGCCAGGACATTGCGCTGGATTTCGAGGTTCACTTCATCGACGTAGGTTTGCTGGTTTCCGGCATCGTCCGTGCGAAGGATGAAACGCGGAAGCAGCAACGGGGCACGCGTTGGTGGTTCGAGCTGATTTTGTGGCAATAAATTCGGGTCGCTCAGTTTCTTGACAAGGTCGTCACGACTGTCGCCAGCCAGTTCGGTCGGGTCACGCGGGATCACTCGGTACACCATGTACCACACGAGCTCTTTGCTGCGTTCGCCGGTTTGAGGGTTGGTGACGTCCATACGACGATAACGTACGGGCTTGAATTGGACTTCCGCGATCCGCAGATCCGGGTATCCCGGTCCCAATAGTGGCTCGCCTTCGGCCCGCGTTTTTTGAGAACCCAGCAGCTCGTCGACCGTCATTGAGATTGACGACGTTCGCACAAATCCGGTGTCCAGCGGAGCTCGAATCAGCTGTCCCTGAGCCAGTTGCGATGTGGCCAGCACGCTGACGGTCATCGCG
This DNA window, taken from Fuerstiella marisgermanici, encodes the following:
- a CDS encoding SufS family cysteine desulfurase gives rise to the protein MFVTLEEIYEEFEDLDPRDQSQYLLELGYDLPRFAPGQKRDCDLVHGCQSQVWLTAETGSGDDPKVMLHADSDAEIVRGLIAILLAAYDEKTASEILSFPITEVFDRLHLKQYISPQRHNGLQGMVDRIRGIAASHAPAGSSQSPTVVMGSQEPNSAGGEGAVKPSRAFNVESVRSEFPTLNQTLDGGMQPVFLDSGASAQKPQLVIDKEREVEEQYYANAHRGRYSFGARVDEELDAARDRIAGFINSETSAQVAFTAGTTATLNMIAAGWGGRFLKSGDEILITEMEHHANIVPWQQLAIRTRATLRYIPLTPDGRLDMDRLDEVLTAKTKVLAVTAMSNVLGTVTPIAELAARAHDVGAIICIDAAQSVPHMATDVQSDDIDFLVFSGHKIYGPTGVGVLYGKAERLDEMDPILFGGHMIDRVYKDHSTFAAAPAKFEAGTLPIVQAIAVGTAVEWVQGLGVAAIHQHEQLLLESAYSQLSQIPGMTIYGPDVSHRGAILSFRMADVHPEDLAAILDRRGVMTRHGHHCTMPLHDLLGVSATTRASFAAYNTAADVTALVEAIEFARRTLRVA
- the rpmA gene encoding 50S ribosomal protein L27; its protein translation is MAHKKGQGSSRNGRDSNAQRRGIKKFGGESVLAGNILARQCGTKWHAGRNVGTGRDYTLFALCDGEVAFDQKGRRINIVPVESN
- a CDS encoding transglutaminase family protein, producing MQYKITHTTSYRYSSPVSICHNVVMLTPQPTQYLQVQSHRLNIVPSPGETTDRVDMFGNTATRFALEQSHSQLSITATSRVTVLPRQLPALEASQTCGQVQAAVNDRTDPNWLSVVPFLYDSPRIQRTSEFAGYAATLVEPQRPILAAMTSLNHQIYTDFKYDKNATKVDTPTKTAFDGRHGVCQDFAHVGVACLRSLNLPARYVSGYLRTHPPEGKERLVGADQSHAWFSVYCGSDLGWVDFDPTNDCLCGIDHIPIAVGRDYSDVVPIKGVFLGGGDPVLSVSVDVAPIE
- a CDS encoding circularly permuted type 2 ATP-grasp protein: MSQTQTQASPQKLFANYAPPAGVYDEAVVGVGQPRPEWKAAIAHIESMGEADLRKRWQQAQSHIQRDGITFNPHDKDGLVSRPWTLDAIPMVLSDVEWTALTERLSQRARVLEALLADLFGEQVLLKEKILPPSLLFGHPGWYPAYQNLYNADQRYLTYCVTDLARAPDGVWWATGDRTRSPFGLGYLLENRVITSRMLSNVFRQLPVQRLAGFYATLKDQLRQLAPRFKDNPRIVMWTKGPQSKSYFEDSYLARYLGYTLAEGDDLAVRDNRVQLLTLGGLLPVEVLLRRLDDDDCDSVELNPNSTSGISSMLDVVRMGRVAVANAMGSRLAESPVFLPFLPAIAKRLLGEELQMPSVATWWCAEAKARSYVIDNLPRMQIRAAFRMTDDPPIVGHSLSEKQRQDVIAKINANPQHYVGQETVARSTTPVLTDDGVAPWYVGLRTYVVARKDGYQALPGGLARVSADSDSLNFTMTAGERSQDVWVLSDKEVDTTSLLEPSTTQVEPRRSGAELPSRVADNFFWLGRHAERAEQTARLLQTLFDSLESEDTNGPENTPLLRVLASQRQIDPVLADPSGDVAFSDVMQALPEAMLDGKRSMSLRSSVNNAVRTTRRVRDRISIDMWRAVDRLNSEFLHASRGEIRFVDESELLENTLASLSSFAGLVDEGMTRTLGWRFLDLGRRIERSWQTASMLKSFFGDHRSDDAETLEALLTVTGSLMTYRSRYLSTFQIPVVLDLLITDTSNPRSIIYQLNRINEHLEAMPGNDTRALPTTEQKLGMSMANSVRLADVYEISQMDRANSRTALKKLLKRLDEQLPKLSDALSGRFLIHAGLPRHFGSSEESYGRHIQ
- a CDS encoding Calx-beta domain-containing protein, whose protein sequence is MRDILKSFMSNGLQLTGQGSLRRRRSGYKTAADGFENAACERLEDRALLAAQNILSDAPVKQVAAGETVDIPIVYQTTDDNGAGVALRASLIDFNLHFDADALTFVEVINVFQEGLQGGSIQTLTESKSDNDAATDTVLKARYTDTDAAQDAGWPNSHGNNGRTLYVARFTAKAGFSGTSINFTDNETGAITGQSGTFDFSAASLILQAPSGPTISISNASAVSEGGNAVFNVTLSAAMATAVTVNYSTVDGDGPTGALAGEDYTAKTDQTLTFAPGETQKQITIATTDDALVEATETFDVTLSNASGVSIGNATAQGTITDNDDPLPRISAINALPVTEGEVATFTVRLNVAADSAVTVKYRTADGNGPSGATDGVDLTAISNQTLTFAAGETEKTVTVTTLDDDNPEPAETFELQFFDSVGATIATPAAIGTINDNDAALPSLSISDAAAVAEGSDAVFTVTLSEAAASDVTVRYSTANGAGPTGAVAGADFSGHTNTQLTFTPGETSKTITITTVDDTLPESNETFSVVLSGAGGAVIGTATATGTINDNDGGGNQGNGNVDGDSDFDASDAFMIHLVKLSGTNTQIDQSKGSSPLTAAQIRANIDQLGLAADVDGNGAFNASDSFLIQLVKLSGTNTQIDQSKGSSALTAAQIRANVDSLGNSASGSSSRVAAVRASFGVSSSAQSEQDDLFDDSSSAATATAIATPDAGSSDDLASDVWGEFRSWIDTI